tcaattttctctcaccaaaaAAATAAGCAAAACCCAATAATAAACTCTCGTATTCTCTTTCAATGCTCACAACACAAAGCCCTTTATTTCTCTATAAGAACACTCTTGAAGCGCGAGTATATAAAGAAGAATAAAGTCTTTGAGTTTAATATACTTAGCAATCCCTCCACATGATGTTTCCAGTTACAAATATAATATACTTAGCAATCCCTCGACGTATGTGTGAATCGCATCTTCTATTTAGACGGCAAATCTAGATGTCTGGACAGATGCTCCTCTGCCAGATTCCTATACTCCGTCTTTaacacccaatttttttttatcaaaatcctAACAATCTCCaccttgattaaaaaaaattcgtaACTTTTACTATAACACCGTCTTCACCAACAATCACAACTCTCAGCACAGAAAATCATCATACTTCACCAAAAATATTACACCCACGCGGAATTTATCATTCAAGGAATTTTGAATGGCTCATGTCGAAAACAATTATGGTGCAACCCCTATGTTTGGTTTTCGAGAGTTCATCAACCCTCGACATATTTTCCCGTCACACACCCTGCATTAATGTCAAACTAATGTCTGTGTGCAAACTTGTGGACCCGCTATTATTAACATATCATCTTTCATGGCAACTAGTGGCATGCCATGAGGATGTGCATGCCCTTAAGAGGATATCACATGTGTCTTACTCTGAAAACGCATTGTTAGCTTCATCTGAGCTACTTGCGGAATCAACTCCACTTGTTTGTTCGGTTTCATATTCCAATGTTGTTTGTTGTTCTTGGATTCTGGTGTCCAGCTTCCTAAGCTAGTGTTTGTAATTTTTAGGCTATTTTCATGGTGATAGATGTAACATCGTTGTCGTGGAGTGAAATGTTAGGGTTTAtacccattaaaaaaaaaaacaaaaaaaagtagagCTACATTTAGCAGGACAAGGCTCAAATAATGCAGAAGATCTGCTAAATGCATCAAACTAAAGTAGGTTGACTCTGTTAATCTCAAGTCAACCTACCAAACCCACACATGTCTAACAAAGTCATGCCAAAATaaacattaattttttaatcaatttcaaCATTTTCATGGCGATAGATGTAACTTGTTCTCGTGTTagggtttatactttatacccattaaaaaaaagaaaaaaagagtagaGCTAGATTTAGCTAGATTTAGCAGGACAAGGCTCAAATAATGCAGAAGAACTGCCAAATGCATCAAACTAAAGTAGGTTGACTCCGTTAATCTCAAGTCAACCTACCAAACCCACACATACTGCATTTATATGTGCACAGGCATTTACCAATTCTCAAGCAAAGAGAGCACAAATGGCTTCCTACTCCTACTTAACCCTTCTCCTCATTTCTCACATCTTCTTTTCTCCTTCCCTTGCACAGACCAAACTACCACTAAAAGCTGTGAATTTAGGGAACTGGCTTGTGACTGAGGGTTAGATGAAACCTTCTCGCTTTGATGAAATACCCCAAAAGGATCTTTTGGTACTGTTGCTTCGCAATCATTACTTTGAACAACCTTAATTAttggaccttttttttttccatttgacaAGATCGTATTTTTCTAGAAATTTTCGATGATTTGATTGGACTTCTGTTGTTTTTGTCGAATGTAGGATGGAACCCAAGTGCAATTCAAGTCCACAAAGCTTCAGAAGTACATTTGTGCAGAAAATGGGGGAGGAACCATTGTTGTTGCCAATCGCTCCTCTGCCCCTGACTGGGAAACTTTCAGGGTTAGTCCTAAAATCTGTTTACTCCTTAAAAATCAAGAACAATTGGTTAGGCTTAtaatcccacatcgcttggaGAAGTGGCTTGTGACGGAATGGGCTGGGATTTCTGATAACTTCTTATAGTGCTTGTTtgttcttaataaaaaaaaaaactgttaaaGAGTTGTTTGCTTTTGTCTGCAGTTGTGGAGGATCAACCAAACACATTTCAATTTCAGAGTGTCTTCCAAGCAATTTGTTGGATTGAAAGGTTATAGAAACAGAATTGTAGCAGGTTCAGATACTGCTGGCTCCCCTGAAACGTTTCAGATTCTTTTTTCAACAGAGAGGAATGAAAACAACCAAAATCACAAAGTTAaaatcaaagcatcaaatggacaATTCATCCAGGTAACTTGTCAATTCCTTGATTGCCATTTTCATTTTGTTCATAGCCTCATATCATGAGGGCAACCTTAGAGACTTGTGAAGCCCATCTCTAGTACTCTTGATTTTGTAGACACTGGAAATTATAGTAGACTGAAAACACCATTGCTGGATGTAGATCTCATATTGAGTCCGAACCAGGGTAAATTCTGTATTGTTATTCTACCCTGATTCTTTATTTTACTGCTATATTTGTTTGGGTTCTTGTGTTTTGTTAGATGTGCTTTGTGAATATAACTACATAAACAGATTGTACTTCTGCTCTGGCACCTGATTAGGTACAATCAGATACATTGCTTACTGCAGACTATAGTGGCTCAGTATGGGAAGATGGTAATCCCTCTGTCTTCATCATGACAATTGTCAAAAGACAATATCCCTTCCAAGGAGAGTACCAAATCACAAATGGTTACGGCCCAGATAAAGCCCCTCAAGTCATGCAGGTGAGGGTACCAGCTTCTTCAGTTGTCTTCCAAGTGTTTGTTTTAATGTCTAAATGGGTTTTGTTTTCAAGAATCATTGGAACACATACATCACAGAGCAGGATTTCCAGTTCATGTCAGCAAATGGCCTGAATGCAGTGAGGATTCCGGTTGGGTGGTGGATAGCCAAAGATCCAAACCCACCAAAGCCTTTTGTTGGTGGCTCCTTGCAAGCCTTGGACAATGCCTTCAAATGGGCAGGGTGAGAACTAGCTAGGACTCAAATATTTCTTAGACTACAATCAACTCCAACCGTAAACAAGGATAGCTGCCatgtttaattaaaatattttgtagGAAATATGGGATGAAGATAATTGTGGATCTGCATGCAGTACAAGCTTCACAAAATGGAAATGATCACAGTGGGTCAAGAGATGGATTCCAAGAATGGGGAGATCCCAATATAAAAGAGACCGTCGATGTTATCAACTTCCTTGCCAAAAGGTCTATGATCTTACATTTTCTGAGCTAATACAATGAACTGAATTCATCATTCTGTGATATTGGTTTATGCAGATATGCAAATGATCCAAGTCTTATAGCAATCGAGCTGATGAACGAGCCTCTTGCACCCGGTGTGACCCTGAAAAACGTGATGAAATATTACAAAGCAGGTTATGATGCTGTTAGGAAGTACACATCAAGTGCTTATGTGATACTATCTAATCGTATAGGACCAGCAGATCCAAGGGAGCTCATCTCGTTTGCCTCTGGTCTCAGCAATGTCGTTATCGATGTGCATTACTATAATCTCTTCTCAGACGAGTTTACTGCCAAGAATGTACAACAGAACATCGATTACATCTACAATAAGCGATCTTCGGATCTTGCAAAAGTGACCACAACTAATGGTCCTCTCAGTTTTGTTGGTAAGTCTCATACATATTTCATTTGCTTAATGTTGTGAGACCTTGTGTAAGGAATAATTtgatttgggaaaaaaaatgcagGAGAATGGACTGGAGAATGGGAAAAGAAGGGGGCTTCCATGCAAGATTACCAGAGATTTGCCAAAGCTCAACTGGATGTCTATGGCCGCGCGACTTTTGGGTGGGCATATTGGGCTTATAAATGTGATCAAAAGCATTGGAGCCTCAAGTGGATGATTGAGAATAACTATATAAAGCTCTAGAGTTCATATAAGAGCCAAGAATCATATATGCCTTTCAAGTTTACTATCTCTCTTGCCTTAGCAATAAATACAGCAGGTCCCGAGGACTGTTGCTGTGTAGGCAGGGTAAAACAGATGTGTATTTCTTAATATATGATAAAATACAGCAACATACTACTCTATACGTAAGAATCTTTACATTAAAGATGGTGACTATTTCactaaacgttgtcctaaaCGTTGACTGGAATCCTCATGCTGACCTATAAGCCATGGCTAGAGCCTAGAGCTCATCGACTTGGAAAAACTAACAAGGTTTGGTTCGACATCTATTCCATTGAAGTTTGTTATTGTTGGCTGTTTTCATATGCGatgggggaaaaaaataaatactatAATAATGTACACAATCATGAAATAGTGACACTAAGTACAAAAAGTTCCAACTCTATTGTAATGATATTGTTATATATGctgataaaaaaaatggtagTAAATATGGTTACTCAAATGTTGGTAGGTGTTTTGTTGTATAATTTATTGGTAGTCGATTTGCTattaaaattattgtgtaaattttttacagagatattatgtatttaagttgtaacagatttaaataaattgtaaacaatttctaatactaataataacattattaaataaattaaagcacataaaaaaaagttatatatttttaagtacttaaaatattatatatatatatatatatatattttttttttttgaaggattAGGATATTTGTGAGTTCTTCAATTGCGTTAAAAACGAAAGATTTGTGAGTGACAATTTCGTCTAGAGAAGGAAATTCGAGGGTATTTAAGTAATCTCATCCCTAAAGTTTATCATCTCATCTCACCACAGTTTATTAAGTGATACACCAAACACTTTTTGATAACGCATCTCCTCTCATCTCATCACAATTTTGTACCTCACCTTAGGCCAGAGGCGGACCTATGCCATGCAGACCGAGGGCACGGACCTTAATAACTATCGAAAATTTTCACTAAGTATACATGTGTTCTTGACAATTTAATATATAGGCACCCAGTCAAAAAAAACAAGGCCCCCCAATCCATTGAAGTCCACTAAGTAACTTTGACCAAATCCTCCTAAGTCATAGCCCGTAACCCCACTCTATTGTGTTCTCTTTACCTTGTCAAGCCCAATTGTCCAAGCCCCTCAATCTCTAACTCAACTCTATTGTGTGCCCTTTACATTGTCAAGCCCAATTGGCCTTTTGCTTGCAACCGAATGAATGATCTGAGTGATTGTCTTGTATGTTAAATAGACAAAGAGTTGTTTAGAACAATTAATCTAATATCAcgttttcaaaatatgaaaactcgtgAGAACAATTGCAATAAATTACAATGTATTTTCTTGTTGTTTtgaattattaaatttttttcttatttccgGTCTATATTCGTAAATCCATTATataaaagaacccaaaaaaaatctcacactACGTTTGTGCCCCCACTGATCATAATTTCTAAGTCTGCCATTGCCTTAGACAATCAAAATACATCACACTCTCAAACGGACTCAATGCCAATGTAATTGAAACAGTCCATATGGATAATAGACGTTCCAGTTCTATTTTTAGCCTGTTTGGCATGGGTTAAATACGGGATTTAAGCACGGGGTACGCGGAAACTGAAAAGTAGGCCTCctcattttagtatttttttctaGTAATGATTTAATGATTTGGCCCATCACAGTACACACCTACATtctgttgaatagagtcaaagatttacccaagatttactttattgattgaagactttattgacaaactcaatattgattgaagactttccttaattgaagattcggcaatcaatattgatttgtctaagttcataattgatgcctcaattgttgactaattgatacctcaattgttgactttgatagtgactttgatagagattgtaattacgtagatcattgattgtaaaccaatgtaatagctatatataggtgtttcccacttcaataaaagtaatttgattgcaaaattaagttggtatcggagcaaggttctcttaacatactacctctccatcaccgtagctactaggggccgactgctccaaccatccgacagaagccgattgcttcgtccataacaggtgccgattgcaccattgaaccagaatctcatccagaaattacaaacaactcatggctgaatccggtgctcttatagttccacctgtggtgacgccaactcaagaaccaacctctattccttatgggatcaaactgaatggctcaaatttcactctttggtctcaggtggttactatgttcgttgctggacgaggaaagatggaatatctcaaaggtacgacctcgaaacctactgttagtgactctacatataacaagtggatgatggaggatgctactgtaaaaggctggcttattgggtctatggaggccgatataatgaatctttttattcgtttacccactgcgaatgatgtttgggatgctgtgtctcaaacatattttgagggtgctgataaatctattttgtatgatctgtctcgaaaagctatggcaactaagcaggcagggcgacctgtggctgcatactattccgatcttaaggttatttggcaggagcttgatcatcgtcgtccaattacctttactcagccagatgtgattaagactcgaatggctgaaattgatgaagatcgagtctattcttttttggctgggcttgatgatatatatgattctgttcggggagatattcttcgtactaatcctctacctggacctgataatgctttctcaactgtgagacgtgaagaacttcgccggaatacaatgatgtcttcagaagttcctcagatggctatggcagttcgaaaatatggaactccaacaagttctttgtcactgtcagtacctactggtggtaaatgtactcattgcggcagcaccaaacatattgtagatacttgcttcaaaaagcatggatatcccgagtggtggcaggctcacaaagagcgattacaagctcgaaaaggtggtaaagttgcgctatgcacctcacctacagtcccaatggcaccgactccttcttcaatggataccatggcttccactactccagttgatatcactcactctgtggtagatcctactcttctccaacagtcaggtagtgttggtctagcccttcttgcaacaaattctgaaaagaTCCCGGatggattcttgactctggtgcgactaatcatatgacctttgatgcgtccttattacatgatgcttgtttaccaaattgctctactgtcaccaatgccaatggtgtttcatatccggttacgggcgctggaagggttaacttaactccttcattatccttggagcacactttattgattcctgctctttccaataatcttttatctgtgccacaagttactacacaactaaattgtttagtattaatatatcctactttttgtttccttcaggatctctgcagcggggagataattgggcgtggtactaagagagagggattatattatgtggaagatgttagtatgggacgatctctatcagcaaaagggtcatctagggcatcagaagatcagattcggttatggcatcatcgtttgggtcatgtctcctttgggtacttgaaatatttatttcctactttattttctacatgtgaaccttccaattttcagtgtgatacatgtgttttggccaagagtcatcgtgctacttattctgatagtactaataaaagagttgtgccttttgcgttggttcattcggatgtttggggacctgcccctgttactacttctactggctttagatggtttgtattatttattgatgattgcactcgtatgacttggctttaccttatgcgtcataagagtgatgtggctgcttgcttccgcacgtttcataccatgatcaaaacacaattctctactaatttacaagttcttcgatctgataatggtggtgaatttgtaaatcaggagttacaagcttattttcagactcatggaattttgcatgaaaccacttgtccttatacaccacaacagaatggtgttgctgagcgccgaaacagacaaattttggagattacacgtgctgcccttattggagcccacatggcaccacgtttttgggaagaagctgttaccacagctgtatatcttttgaatagggtacccactcgtgttctacaatttcagacaccacttgataaattggcatcctatgtaacactgccatcgcacctc
The window above is part of the Tripterygium wilfordii isolate XIE 37 chromosome 3, ASM1340144v1, whole genome shotgun sequence genome. Proteins encoded here:
- the LOC119988440 gene encoding probable glucan 1,3-beta-glucosidase A, with the protein product MKPSRFDEIPQKDLLDGTQVQFKSTKLQKYICAENGGGTIVVANRSSAPDWETFRLWRINQTHFNFRVSSKQFVGLKGYRNRIVAGSDTAGSPETFQILFSTERNENNQNHKVKIKASNGQFIQVQSDTLLTADYSGSVWEDGNPSVFIMTIVKRQYPFQGEYQITNGYGPDKAPQVMQNHWNTYITEQDFQFMSANGLNAVRIPVGWWIAKDPNPPKPFVGGSLQALDNAFKWAGKYGMKIIVDLHAVQASQNGNDHSGSRDGFQEWGDPNIKETVDVINFLAKRYANDPSLIAIELMNEPLAPGVTLKNVMKYYKAGYDAVRKYTSSAYVILSNRIGPADPRELISFASGLSNVVIDVHYYNLFSDEFTAKNVQQNIDYIYNKRSSDLAKVTTTNGPLSFVGEWTGEWEKKGASMQDYQRFAKAQLDVYGRATFGWAYWAYKCDQKHWSLKWMIENNYIKL